The Kordia sp. SMS9 genome window below encodes:
- a CDS encoding HlyD family secretion protein, whose product MLNITNNKLNKKVKLTQYSSGKLVFNKKYYKQLNRFLFVFAVIVIIVLFLPWTQNITGQGQVTTLQPDHRPQTIQSQIPGRIEQWYVREGDSVHKGDTILKISEVKSEYFDDRLVERTGDQIKAKSSSVVAYKGKIDALARQVTALLRERDLKLEQTQNKLLQARLKIKGDSIDVEAARINKRIAQTQFDRVVTLEAEGLAATKDVEEKRLKLQETEAKLISLENKYLANKNDIINAQIELSRTQASYADKISKAQSDRYTAQSSQFDTEAQVTKLQTDYTNYKERSDLLYILAPQDGFINKAIIGGIGETFKEGEKLVSIMPSNYDLAVETFVRPIDLPLLHIGEKVRVQFDGWPAIVFSGWPNISYGTYGAKVVAIENFISDNGKYRILLAPDETDHEWPEAIRVGSGARTIALLEDVPIWFELWRQLNSFPPNFYQPDDKTAGKDSKDKK is encoded by the coding sequence ATGCTAAATATCACAAACAATAAGTTAAACAAAAAGGTGAAGCTGACGCAGTATTCATCCGGGAAGCTTGTCTTTAATAAAAAATATTACAAGCAATTAAATCGGTTTTTATTTGTGTTTGCGGTCATTGTCATCATCGTGCTGTTTTTGCCATGGACGCAGAATATTACAGGACAAGGGCAAGTAACAACTTTACAACCCGATCATCGTCCGCAAACGATTCAATCGCAAATTCCAGGACGAATTGAACAATGGTATGTGCGAGAAGGTGACTCTGTTCATAAAGGAGATACTATTCTTAAAATATCGGAAGTAAAAAGTGAATATTTTGACGATCGTTTGGTGGAAAGAACTGGTGATCAAATCAAAGCGAAATCTTCTTCTGTTGTCGCCTACAAAGGTAAAATTGATGCACTAGCGCGTCAAGTAACAGCTTTATTGAGAGAAAGAGACCTCAAACTAGAGCAAACCCAAAACAAACTATTGCAAGCGCGTCTCAAAATTAAAGGCGATAGTATTGATGTGGAAGCAGCACGCATCAACAAAAGGATTGCACAAACACAATTTGACCGTGTAGTTACCTTAGAAGCTGAAGGTTTGGCAGCGACCAAAGATGTAGAAGAAAAGCGTTTAAAACTTCAAGAAACTGAAGCGAAATTAATTTCACTTGAAAATAAATACTTAGCCAATAAAAACGATATCATCAATGCGCAAATAGAATTATCGAGAACGCAAGCTTCGTATGCAGATAAAATTTCCAAAGCGCAAAGTGATCGCTATACCGCACAATCAAGTCAGTTTGATACAGAAGCTCAGGTTACAAAATTGCAAACGGATTATACAAATTATAAAGAACGAAGCGATTTGTTATACATTCTGGCGCCGCAAGATGGATTTATCAACAAAGCCATCATAGGCGGAATTGGAGAAACCTTTAAAGAAGGTGAAAAACTGGTAAGCATTATGCCGTCTAATTACGATTTGGCAGTAGAAACCTTTGTGCGACCTATTGATTTGCCATTGCTTCATATTGGGGAAAAAGTACGTGTGCAATTTGATGGTTGGCCTGCAATTGTTTTTAGCGGATGGCCCAATATTTCCTACGGAACGTACGGTGCTAAAGTAGTCGCTATTGAAAACTTTATCAGCGATAATGGAAAATACAGAATATTATTAGCGCCAGATGAAACCGATCATGAATGGCCAGAAGCAATTCGTGTAGGTTCAGGTGCAAGAACCATTGCATTACTGGAAGATGTGCCAATTTGGTTTGAGTTGTGGCGACAGTTAAATAGTTTTCCGCCTAACTTTTATCAGCCAGACGATAAAACTGCAGGTAAAGATTCTAAAGATAAGAAGTAA
- a CDS encoding peptidase domain-containing ABC transporter — protein sequence MANTQLTPWQRFVGLIQLEKRDIFQILYYAIFAGIVALSLPLGIQSIINLIQGAQVSTSWVVLVILVTLGVVFTGALQLMQLRIIETIQQRIFMRASFELSYRFPKIRMDELRNYYPPELANRFFDTLTIQKGLSKILIDVPSALLQILFALILLSFYHPFFIIFGVLLVALIYIVFKYTAKRGLQTSLEESKNKYKVAHWIQEVARTMVSFKLSGNTSLALKKNDVLVEKYLKARESHFRVLVLQFIQMISFKVLVTASLLLIGGALVLNQEMNIGQFVAAEIIILLVIGSVEKLIVGLESFYDVLTSIEKLGQVVDKGLEAQEGETPDFTEEMVIELDKTSYKVFGREKPILHNVSFKILPKSRILIQGESGSGKSSLLRMIAGVIAPTSGSIYINSFSISSLFLNHYRTHLGLSLSEETPFEGTVRENLAFGNEDVSDERIFWALEKVGLTQFIKEQSQGLQTILHPEGKQISYNISKKIVLARAIIKNPKVLILEDPLDQFNTQESNEIIDFLTDPSNPWALIVVSSNERWKTHCGERITLVKGEIKNT from the coding sequence ATGGCAAACACTCAATTAACACCTTGGCAACGATTTGTTGGCTTGATTCAACTGGAGAAAAGAGATATTTTTCAGATTCTCTATTATGCCATTTTCGCAGGAATTGTGGCGTTATCATTGCCGCTAGGAATTCAGTCAATTATCAACTTAATTCAAGGAGCGCAAGTATCTACTTCTTGGGTAGTGTTGGTAATTTTAGTGACTTTAGGTGTAGTGTTTACTGGCGCATTACAACTCATGCAATTGCGAATTATAGAAACGATTCAGCAACGTATTTTTATGCGTGCTTCATTTGAGTTGAGTTATCGCTTTCCTAAAATTAGAATGGACGAGCTGCGCAATTATTATCCGCCAGAACTCGCCAACCGATTTTTTGATACATTGACCATTCAAAAAGGATTGTCAAAAATATTAATAGATGTTCCGTCTGCATTGTTGCAAATTTTATTTGCGCTGATTCTACTTTCATTTTACCATCCGTTTTTTATCATTTTTGGAGTCTTGCTGGTAGCACTCATATATATTGTCTTTAAATACACGGCAAAAAGAGGATTACAAACCAGTTTGGAAGAATCGAAAAATAAATATAAAGTCGCACATTGGATTCAAGAAGTTGCTCGAACGATGGTAAGTTTCAAACTTTCAGGAAATACCAGTTTAGCACTCAAAAAAAATGATGTGTTGGTGGAAAAATATTTGAAAGCGCGCGAAAGTCATTTCCGCGTGTTGGTATTGCAATTCATACAAATGATTTCCTTTAAAGTGTTAGTAACAGCTTCCTTATTATTAATTGGTGGCGCTTTGGTGCTGAATCAAGAAATGAATATTGGTCAGTTTGTCGCGGCAGAAATCATCATTTTATTAGTAATTGGTTCTGTTGAAAAATTGATTGTTGGATTGGAATCTTTTTATGATGTGTTAACTTCTATAGAAAAATTAGGGCAAGTTGTTGATAAAGGATTAGAAGCACAAGAAGGAGAAACGCCTGATTTTACAGAAGAAATGGTGATTGAGCTTGACAAAACTTCTTATAAGGTTTTTGGGAGAGAAAAGCCAATTTTACATAATGTCTCTTTTAAAATTCTGCCAAAAAGTAGAATCTTAATTCAGGGTGAAAGCGGTTCTGGAAAATCAAGTTTATTACGAATGATTGCTGGTGTAATTGCGCCAACTTCGGGAAGTATTTATATCAACTCTTTCTCGATTTCCAGTTTGTTTTTAAATCATTACCGTACACACTTAGGATTGTCACTTTCAGAAGAAACACCTTTTGAAGGAACCGTACGGGAAAATCTTGCGTTTGGAAATGAAGACGTATCTGATGAGCGTATTTTTTGGGCATTAGAAAAAGTAGGTTTGACACAATTTATCAAAGAACAATCACAAGGATTACAGACAATTTTACATCCGGAAGGAAAACAAATTTCATATAATATTTCTAAGAAAATAGTATTGGCAAGAGCCATTATTAAAAATCCAAAAGTGCTCATCCTTGAAGATCCACTAGATCAATTTAATACGCAAGAAAGCAATGAAATTATCGACTTTTTAACGGATCCGTCAAATCCGTGGGCATTAATTGTAGTGAGCAGCAACGAACGTTGGAAAACACATTGCGGAGAACGAATAACATTGGTTAAAGGAGAAATTAAAAATACATAA
- a CDS encoding TolC family protein gives MRYIFLFLVLLFSGKVAAQIDNPLDSIMSLDEYLGYVKTYHPIVKQANLIISESEAKLLKSRGAFDPKLEVDYDRKKFKNTEYYDKLNATFKIPTWYGVEFKANFEENTGEFLNPEFSVPTDGLYSAGVSVSLARGFLMNERMAMLKQAKLFTQQAQADQQLLVNEILYEASITYFKWLKTFRNRQVFESFLSNAQLRFDGIKRSYQAGEKAAIDTLEARLTLNTRKLDLEKARIKYIKTSLELSNFLWLNNDTPVELRPSIQPDTETVNRIDEVLNVTGFDNEDFDVEAHPKIQSLNLKYESLVLNRRLKQNNLLPQIDLQYNFLSQTPDEAGTFNTQNYKAGLNISFPLFLRKERGDLRLAKLKLQDVDFERTTTRVNLKNKIDAVTQEIESYQIQNQLTEELVEDYEVMLRAEERKFFLGESSLFLVNSREAKLIENLLKAIELENKYFKTKASLFNIMANTL, from the coding sequence ATGAGATACATTTTTCTTTTTCTTGTACTTCTTTTCAGTGGAAAGGTTGCTGCTCAAATAGACAATCCGTTAGATTCTATCATGTCTTTGGATGAATATTTAGGATATGTAAAAACCTACCATCCTATTGTAAAGCAGGCAAATTTAATCATCAGTGAAAGCGAAGCAAAGCTCTTAAAATCGCGTGGTGCTTTTGATCCGAAATTGGAAGTGGATTACGATCGGAAAAAATTCAAAAACACAGAATATTACGATAAACTCAATGCCACATTCAAAATTCCGACTTGGTATGGTGTGGAATTCAAAGCAAATTTTGAAGAAAACACAGGAGAGTTTTTAAACCCAGAATTTTCTGTACCGACAGACGGACTGTATAGTGCGGGCGTTTCGGTGTCGTTAGCAAGAGGTTTTTTGATGAATGAACGCATGGCGATGCTCAAACAAGCAAAACTATTTACACAACAAGCACAAGCAGATCAACAATTATTGGTCAACGAAATTTTGTATGAAGCCTCAATTACGTATTTCAAATGGTTAAAAACATTTCGAAATCGTCAAGTATTTGAGTCGTTTCTATCCAATGCACAATTGCGTTTTGATGGAATTAAAAGAAGTTACCAAGCTGGCGAAAAAGCGGCAATTGATACCTTGGAAGCGCGTTTAACACTCAATACACGAAAACTCGATCTGGAAAAAGCGCGCATCAAATACATCAAAACGTCGTTAGAACTTTCTAACTTTTTATGGTTAAATAATGACACGCCTGTAGAATTGCGTCCGTCGATTCAACCCGATACAGAAACGGTAAACCGAATTGACGAAGTATTGAATGTTACCGGATTTGATAATGAAGATTTTGATGTAGAAGCGCATCCAAAAATTCAGTCGTTAAACCTAAAATATGAAAGCTTAGTGCTCAATCGGCGTTTGAAACAGAACAACCTATTGCCACAAATTGATTTACAGTACAACTTTTTAAGTCAAACACCTGATGAAGCAGGAACCTTCAATACGCAAAATTACAAAGCTGGATTAAACATCAGTTTTCCATTATTTTTGAGGAAAGAACGCGGAGATTTGCGTTTGGCAAAATTAAAACTACAAGATGTAGATTTTGAACGTACGACCACGCGGGTAAATCTGAAAAACAAAATAGATGCCGTTACACAAGAAATTGAGTCGTATCAAATACAAAATCAGCTCACAGAAGAATTGGTAGAAGATTATGAAGTAATGTTGAGAGCAGAAGAGCGAAAATTTTTCTTGGGAGAAAGTTCGTTGTTCTTAGTCAATTCGCGAGAGGCAAAATTGATAGAAAATTTACTTAAAGCCATTGAGTTGGAAAATAAATACTTTAAAACCAAAGCGAGTTTATTTAACATTATGGCGAATACGTTGTAA
- a CDS encoding DUF2723 domain-containing protein codes for MTSLNFNKWNTILGWVVFLIALITFSLTVEPTASYWDCAEYIATSAKLQIGHPPGAPFYQMMGAIFATFASAPEQVAKMVNYLSVFSSAFTILFMFWSITNLVRKMALLKKSNDETATEFTMGKKIAVLGSGLVGSLAFTFSDSFWFSAVEAEVYAMAICIMSLMFWLALRWADEMHTPRGNKWLILISLIVGLSFGVHFMGLLTIPAIGMIYFFKNYKVVTIKNFIIANVISVGVLLFIFKLLLPNALRLFGYLEVFFVNTFGMPFNSGSIIAAILVIGAFYYGLNYTRKKNLPIINTIILCTVFVLIGFSTWLMIPIRANANTVINENNPSDARSLLAYYNLEQYPETRLLYGPMYTDIYGGLDAEQPYIDDKPKYERDYTLGKYVIVNQWKGAKQNSDSNHRGFLPRMWSSEHAENYMEFTGILDFDINPRYSFDKRAVQLVDTLKANVDQGLVSPERFIKIVREYGDLINVKPPSLLDNLDYMIYYQMGYMYWRYFMWNFVGRQDDIQGKLDNHGNWISGIKLIDEIHLGKSQDNLPSDVLNNKARNTYYFLPLLFGIFGFVFLLTRGQKQFWVLFVFFMFTGLALKIYLNERPFEPRERDYALVGSFYVFAMWIGYGVYALYDSVRSYVANRTAVAGFITVVALLAVPVLMASQNWDDHDRSNRYTAQSTAKAYLNSIQEDVGAMIFTIGDNDTFALWYAQDIEGYRTDVRTINTSLLGTDWYIDQMKRKAYESEAVPSEMTHDKYKHGTRNYLKYEEHPAVADSTVWELDRFMDWVLSDRKESKYGYLIDNVYQRPDYEIPDSQRNVVYYPVNKIRVPVNKENAKMYVDPKDHDKIVDYIEIELPKSAIYKNNLMMLDILNQNDWKRPIYFTGGSFDKAEYIWMKDYLQLDGLVYKLIPVKTETPDELDMGQVNSKLMYKNVMKWDWGNSGSDDIYHDPQTRRQSISYRLNLAKLVEQLIIEGENEKAENVIDLIFEKMPVKYFDFYGLNEPFIDGYFKIGKIEKATEQYNLVRTKYLEYLDYHKQTPISQQYADLEDIFYNLEKYKSLIQLLEINDQTKLLEQEMEVFNTYAEKFGPLFSEYE; via the coding sequence ATGACTTCTCTGAACTTTAATAAATGGAACACGATCTTAGGATGGGTGGTTTTTCTTATAGCACTTATTACATTTAGCTTAACGGTTGAACCTACCGCAAGTTATTGGGATTGTGCCGAGTACATTGCAACTTCCGCTAAGCTTCAAATTGGACATCCGCCAGGAGCCCCTTTTTACCAAATGATGGGTGCCATTTTTGCCACATTTGCTTCTGCTCCAGAACAGGTTGCCAAAATGGTGAATTATCTTTCGGTATTCTCTAGCGCATTTACCATATTATTTATGTTTTGGTCCATTACAAATTTAGTCCGCAAAATGGCGTTGCTAAAGAAAAGTAATGATGAAACGGCTACCGAATTTACAATGGGAAAGAAAATCGCAGTATTGGGAAGTGGATTGGTAGGTTCGTTAGCATTTACATTTTCAGATAGTTTTTGGTTCAGTGCGGTTGAAGCAGAAGTATACGCAATGGCAATTTGCATTATGTCGCTTATGTTTTGGTTGGCTTTGCGTTGGGCAGACGAAATGCACACACCACGCGGAAATAAATGGCTCATTTTAATTTCATTAATCGTAGGACTATCTTTTGGAGTTCACTTTATGGGATTATTGACCATTCCTGCGATTGGAATGATTTACTTTTTCAAAAATTACAAAGTAGTTACGATTAAAAACTTCATTATTGCAAATGTAATTTCGGTAGGAGTTTTACTATTTATCTTCAAATTATTATTACCAAATGCGTTGCGCTTATTTGGATACTTGGAAGTTTTCTTTGTAAATACGTTTGGAATGCCATTCAATTCGGGCTCAATCATTGCTGCCATCTTAGTAATCGGTGCTTTTTATTACGGATTGAATTATACACGAAAGAAAAATTTACCTATCATAAATACGATCATTTTATGTACGGTATTTGTGTTGATTGGATTTTCAACATGGTTGATGATTCCGATTCGTGCAAACGCAAATACAGTGATCAATGAAAATAACCCGTCGGATGCGCGTTCATTATTAGCATATTACAACTTAGAACAATATCCAGAAACGCGTTTGTTGTACGGACCAATGTATACAGATATTTATGGCGGATTGGATGCAGAACAACCATATATAGACGACAAACCAAAATACGAACGCGATTATACGCTTGGAAAATATGTAATTGTCAATCAGTGGAAAGGTGCCAAACAAAATTCTGATAGCAATCATAGAGGATTTTTACCACGAATGTGGAGTTCCGAACATGCAGAAAACTACATGGAATTTACGGGAATACTCGATTTTGACATCAATCCAAGATACAGCTTTGACAAACGCGCGGTACAATTGGTGGATACACTCAAAGCAAATGTTGACCAAGGGTTGGTTTCTCCTGAAAGATTTATAAAAATTGTCAGAGAATACGGAGACTTAATCAATGTGAAGCCGCCTTCATTACTAGACAACCTTGACTATATGATTTATTACCAAATGGGATACATGTACTGGCGTTATTTCATGTGGAACTTTGTTGGAAGACAAGATGATATTCAAGGAAAACTAGACAATCACGGAAATTGGATTAGCGGAATTAAGCTTATTGACGAAATACATCTTGGGAAATCACAAGACAATCTTCCATCGGATGTACTAAATAACAAAGCCCGAAACACCTATTATTTCTTACCATTACTTTTTGGAATTTTCGGATTTGTATTTTTACTAACACGCGGACAAAAACAATTTTGGGTACTGTTTGTTTTCTTCATGTTTACAGGATTAGCCTTAAAAATATACTTAAACGAACGCCCTTTTGAACCACGAGAACGAGATTATGCACTCGTCGGTTCCTTTTACGTATTTGCCATGTGGATTGGATATGGAGTCTATGCACTCTATGACAGCGTACGATCGTATGTAGCCAACCGAACTGCCGTTGCAGGATTCATTACGGTAGTTGCATTGTTGGCAGTTCCTGTATTAATGGCTAGTCAAAACTGGGACGATCACGACAGATCCAACCGTTATACAGCACAATCTACGGCAAAAGCGTACTTAAATTCTATTCAAGAAGATGTAGGTGCCATGATTTTTACCATTGGTGACAATGACACCTTTGCACTTTGGTATGCACAAGATATTGAAGGTTACCGAACTGATGTGCGAACCATTAATACAAGTCTCCTTGGAACAGATTGGTATATTGATCAAATGAAACGCAAAGCGTATGAAAGCGAAGCGGTTCCTTCCGAGATGACACACGACAAATACAAACACGGAACTCGAAATTACCTGAAATATGAAGAACATCCTGCGGTTGCTGACAGTACCGTTTGGGAATTGGACCGTTTTATGGATTGGGTATTGAGTGACAGAAAGGAATCAAAATATGGCTATTTAATTGACAATGTATATCAAAGACCTGATTATGAAATTCCAGACAGCCAACGTAATGTTGTCTATTATCCTGTGAATAAAATACGCGTTCCTGTCAATAAAGAAAATGCAAAAATGTATGTCGATCCCAAAGATCATGATAAAATTGTAGACTATATTGAGATTGAATTGCCAAAATCTGCCATCTACAAAAACAACTTGATGATGCTCGATATTTTGAATCAAAACGACTGGAAACGCCCTATTTATTTTACAGGTGGAAGTTTTGACAAAGCCGAGTACATTTGGATGAAAGATTATTTACAACTTGACGGCTTGGTGTACAAATTAATTCCTGTGAAAACAGAAACACCAGACGAATTGGACATGGGACAAGTAAATTCGAAGCTCATGTATAAAAACGTCATGAAATGGGATTGGGGAAATTCTGGAAGCGATGATATATATCACGATCCGCAAACACGCCGTCAAAGTATTTCGTACCGATTGAATCTTGCAAAATTAGTAGAACAACTAATTATAGAGGGAGAAAATGAAAAAGCAGAAAACGTAATTGATTTGATATTTGAAAAAATGCCCGTGAAATATTTTGATTTTTACGGATTAAACGAACCTTTTATTGACGGTTATTTTAAAATTGGAAAAATTGAAAAAGCAACAGAACAGTATAACTTAGTTCGCACAAAATATCTTGAATATTTAGACTATCACAAGCAAACACCTATTTCTCAACAATATGCTGATCTTGAAGACATTTTCTATAACCTAGAAAAGTATAAAAGCTTAATTCAGCTCTTAGAAATCAACGATCAAACCAAACTTCTAGAACAAGAAATGGAAGTTTTCAATACGTATGCTGAAAAATTTGGACCGCTCTTTAGTGAATATGAGTAG
- a CDS encoding helix-turn-helix transcriptional regulator, producing the protein MKNRVPFSLFILYCAVPFAQENFEFTIPDSLASKSYKELRAAFNTDRKDSTRRLIYAKTYIAKATKTNERLEMVKGYELLGFANDHNFRKSFIYYDKGAEISKDLKNVQYPAIFYTYKGAILSEKGSYKEALENHLKAIEYAEVNNNEELIYVNKHNIGILKRHLELYEEALLLFKECYVYELKSSERDEHDFLRTHLALADIYTETRVLDSAKKYNTAGYNLARRLNKGYVKSFKVYAGIISFHEEKYQKAIVSIKNAIDSLDQDIQKYTVMNGFFYSAKAYEVLQQEKKAISYYKKVDSVFTKYPYNFSSNLMESYDALYKYYKKVNDKTNAVKYIEKALYAYNIHKEDYLTLSDKIKKTFDRRELLEKQKALNKALNQKDKKHATFKIIALIVGIIFIFVLTAFYIKQRQIKKRFQEFVKNHEKAQKSPKKPVKIDEAEVQKIGLADDIIEQILSSLYTFETKHAYIKSDITLTSLSKQFKTNSAYLSKVINTYKNKKFAAYLNDLRIDYAIHKIQSDTHFRLYTFQAIALEVGFNNSQSFTRAFKRKTGIKPSDFMRQLERS; encoded by the coding sequence TTGAAAAATAGAGTACCCTTCTCGCTGTTTATTTTATACTGTGCTGTTCCTTTTGCGCAGGAAAATTTTGAGTTTACCATTCCTGATTCATTAGCATCCAAATCCTACAAAGAGTTGCGAGCTGCTTTTAATACTGATCGAAAAGATTCTACACGTAGATTAATATATGCCAAAACTTATATTGCAAAAGCTACTAAAACCAATGAACGTTTGGAAATGGTAAAAGGTTATGAATTACTAGGCTTTGCTAACGATCATAATTTTAGGAAAAGTTTTATCTATTATGATAAAGGTGCTGAGATTAGTAAAGATTTGAAAAATGTACAATATCCTGCTATTTTTTATACATATAAAGGAGCTATTTTATCTGAAAAAGGCAGTTACAAGGAAGCCTTAGAAAATCATTTAAAAGCTATTGAATATGCCGAAGTAAATAATAATGAGGAATTGATATATGTAAATAAACATAATATTGGAATTTTAAAAAGACATCTAGAATTGTATGAAGAGGCCTTGTTACTTTTTAAAGAATGTTATGTGTATGAATTGAAAAGTTCGGAGAGAGATGAACATGATTTTTTACGTACACATTTAGCGCTAGCCGATATTTATACAGAAACCCGTGTTTTAGATTCCGCTAAAAAATATAATACCGCAGGGTATAATTTAGCTCGGAGACTTAATAAAGGATATGTGAAATCTTTTAAAGTGTATGCAGGAATTATTTCTTTTCATGAAGAAAAGTATCAAAAAGCAATTGTATCCATAAAAAATGCTATTGATTCTTTGGATCAAGATATTCAAAAATACACGGTTATGAATGGTTTTTTTTACTCCGCAAAAGCATACGAGGTATTACAACAAGAGAAAAAAGCAATTTCATATTATAAAAAAGTAGATTCAGTTTTTACAAAATATCCCTATAATTTTTCCTCGAATTTAATGGAATCATACGACGCTTTGTATAAGTATTATAAAAAAGTCAATGACAAAACGAATGCCGTAAAATATATTGAAAAAGCATTATACGCTTATAATATTCACAAGGAAGATTATTTGACATTGAGCGATAAGATTAAAAAAACATTTGATCGCAGGGAACTTCTGGAGAAACAGAAAGCATTAAATAAAGCATTGAATCAAAAAGATAAAAAGCATGCAACATTTAAAATTATAGCTTTGATCGTTGGCATTATTTTTATCTTCGTGCTGACTGCGTTTTACATCAAACAACGACAAATTAAAAAACGTTTTCAGGAGTTTGTGAAAAATCATGAAAAAGCACAAAAATCTCCAAAGAAACCTGTTAAAATTGATGAAGCAGAAGTTCAAAAAATTGGCTTGGCCGATGATATTATTGAGCAAATACTTTCCTCGCTGTATACTTTTGAAACAAAGCATGCGTACATCAAATCAGACATTACATTGACGAGCTTATCGAAGCAATTTAAAACAAATTCCGCTTACCTTTCCAAGGTTATCAATACTTACAAAAACAAAAAGTTTGCCGCGTATTTAAACGATTTACGAATTGATTATGCCATCCATAAAATTCAATCTGACACACATTTTCGTTTGTATACTTTTCAAGCCATTGCCCTTGAGGTAGGTTTTAACAATTCACAATCATTTACCAGAGCATTTAAAAGAAAAACAGGAATCAAACCTTCCGATTTTATGCGACAACTTGAAAGATCATAA